A genomic stretch from Setaria italica strain Yugu1 chromosome VII, Setaria_italica_v2.0, whole genome shotgun sequence includes:
- the LOC101761558 gene encoding serine/threonine-protein kinase HT1, whose protein sequence is MVEGPNFAGMIGGIGGHDNGGNFCDMAYYRKLGEGSNMSIDSLNSMQTSTHGGSIAMSVDNSSVGSCDSHTRMLNHPGLKGPVVGNYSVGGHSIFRHGRVSHALSDDALAQALMDPRYPTETLKDYEEWTIDLAKLHMGMPFAQGAFGKLYRGTYNGEDVAIKLLERPEADPERAGLMEQQFVQEVMMLATLRHQNIVKFVGACRKPVVWCIVTEYAKGGSVRQFLTKRQNRSVPLKLAVKQALDVARGMAYVHGLGFIHRDLKSDNLLIAGDKSIKIADFGVARIEVKTEGMTPETGTYRWMAPEMIQHRPYDQKVDVYSFGIVLWELITGMLPFANMTAVQAAFAVVNKGVRPAIPQDCLPTLGEIMTRCWDPNPDVRPPFTEVVRMLEHAEMEILSTVRKARFRCCISQPMTTD, encoded by the exons ATGGTGGAAGGTCCCAATTTCGCTGGCATGATTGGTGGTATTGGCGGTCATGACAATGGTGGGAATTTTTGCGACATGGCGTACTACAGAAAGCTTGGTGAGGGCTCAAACATGTCCATCGATAGCCTTAACAGCATGCAGACCAGCACACATGGTGGCTCCATTGCAATGTCTGTGGACAATAGTAGTGTAGGGTCTTGCGACTCCCATACTAGGATGCTCAATCACCCGGGCCTTAAGGGACCTGTTGTAGGCAATTACTCAGTCGGGGGGCACAGCATTTTCCGTCATGGACGGGTGTCTCATGCCTTGAGTGATGATGCGCTAGCACAAGCGTTGATGGATCCAAGGTACCCAACTGAGACACTCAAGGATTATGAGGAGTGGACAATTGATTTGGCTAAGCTCCACATGGGAATGCCCTTTGCACAAGGTGCCTTTGGAAAGCTCTACAGGGGTACCTATAATGGTGAAGATGTCGCGATTAAGCTTTTGGAGAGGCCAGAGGCTGATCCAGAGAGAGCCGGGTTAATGGAGCAGCAGTTTGTGCAAGAAGTTATGATGCTTGCAACCTTGAGGCACCAGAATATTGTTAAATTTGTTGGAGCATGCAGGAAGCCAGTGGTTTGGTGCATTGTGACGGAGTATGCAAAGGGTGGATCAGTTAGACAGTTTCTGACAAAGAGGCAGAACAGGTCAGTTCCACTAAAACTGGCGGTGAAGCAAGCATTGGATGTTGCAAGGGGGATGGCCTATGTTCATGGTCTTGGGTTCATTCATAGGGATCTAAAATCAGACAACCTCTTGATTGCTGGTGATAAATCTATTAAGATAGCAGACTTTGGAGTAGCTCGGATTGAAGTCAAAACTGAGGGGATGACACCTGAAACAGGAACCTACCGTTGGATGGCACC AGAGATGATTCAGCACAGGCCATACGACCAGAAAGTTGATGTCTACAGCTTTGGCATTGTGCTGTGGGAGCTTATAACTGGCATGCTCCCTTTCGCCAACATGACAGCAGTACAAGCCGCTTTCGCTGTGGTGAACAAGGGTGTCCGCCCAGCCATACCTCAGGACTGCCTGCCCACCCTTGGCGAGATCATGACCAGGTGCTGGGATCCGAACCCTGATGTCCGTCCGCCGTTCACTGAAGTTGTCCGGATGCTGGAGCATGCTGAGATGGAGATATTGAGCACTGTCCGCAAGGCCCGATTTCGGTGTTGCATCTCCCAACCGATGACCACCGACTGA